A single Venturia canescens isolate UGA chromosome 1, ASM1945775v1, whole genome shotgun sequence DNA region contains:
- the LOC122418990 gene encoding uncharacterized protein, with protein MRFITFLILGFVYVISETYAKPTIYKRNEDNIFEPVMIPVSSTVIPLPVYKVSYGFGVTSKDKKYQSSYKPDGVVKLITAKKLLDKKA; from the exons ATGCGTTTTATCACGTTTCTCATTCTTGGATTCGTCTACGTTATTTCGGAGACGTATGCTAAACCAACGATTTATAAACGCAACGAGGATAACATCTTTGAACCCG TCATGATACCTGTGTCGTCTACGGTTATTCCTCTGCCAGTTTATAAAGTCAGTTATGGTTTTGGTGTCACCTCAAAGGACAAGAAATATCAATCATCTTACAAACCAGATGGTGTAGTCAAACTGATTACAG CAAAAAAGCTTTTGGATAAAAAAGCCTAG
- the GlyS gene encoding glycogen [starch] synthase — protein sequence MSKERASRRFYRVDSCHDFLEIMDRGQSAQQENRWNFEVAWEVANKVGGIYTVIRSKAYVSTEEMGEQYCMIGPYKETCARTEVEQADYPQDTPMYKAVQVMRDQGFKVVTGTWLVDGNPQVILFDIGSAAWKLDEYKQELWNSCSLGIPHLDIEANDAIILGYLLCQFITEFRKAAESYSTAPPRVLVHCHEWQAGVGLIALRTRHVDVATIFTTHATLLGRYLCAGKTDFYNNLSSFNVDEEAGKRQIYHRYCMERAATHLAHVFTTVSDITGFEAENLLKRKPDVITPNGLNVKKFSALHEFQNLHAVSKEKIHEFVRGHFYGHYDFDLEKTLYFFTAGRYEFGNKGADIFIEALARLNHQLKTSKPDVTVVAFLIFPARTNNFNVESLRGHAVTKSLRDTINEIQIKMGKRMYEMCLSGRLPEGQDMLLKEDIIKIKRCLYALQRNGLPPVTTHNVVDDWNDPVLAAVRRCNLFNTVHDRVKIVFHPEFLSSTNPLFGLDYEDFVRGCHLGVFPSYYEPWGYTPAECTVMGIPSITTNLSGFGCFMEEHIADPMSYGIYIVDRRHIGIEGSVQQLAQYMFDFARLNRRQRIIQRNRTERLSDLLDWRNLGIYYRQARIKALTAVYPELAAEMGDGSYNRTFNYPRPLSEPPSPSSSRITTPAASVHGSDDEEDEVDEEKELEELRQEDGR from the exons ATGTCGAAGGAAAGGGCTTCTAGACGATTTTATAGAGTTGACAGTTGTCATGACTTTCTGGAAATAATGGATCGTGGCCAATCTGCTCAGCAAGAAAACAGGTGGAATTTTGAAGTAGCATGGGAAGTAGCCAACAAAG TCGGTGGTATTTATACTGTTATAAGATCAAAAGCTTATGTATCTACGGAGGAAATGGGTGAACAATATTGTATGATTGGCCCATACAAAGAAACATGTGCAAGAACTGAAGTTGAGCAAGCTGATTATCCGCAGGATACTCCAATGTACAAGGCTGTACAAGTTATGAGAGATCAAGGATTCAAG GTTGTAACAGGAACATGGTTAGTGGATGGAAATCCTCAAGTTATTCTGTTCGATATCGGAAGTGCGGCTTGGAAATTGGACGAGTACAAGCAAGAATTGTGGAATTCTTGCAGTCTTGGTATTCCACATTTGGACATTGAAGCTAACGACGCGATTATACTCGGCTACCTACTGTGCCAATTCATCACAGAATTTCG AAAAGCAGCAGAAAGTTACTCAACGGCCCCACCTCGAGTTCTCGTTCATTGTCACGAATGGCAAGCAGGAGTTGGTTTAATTGCCTTGCGAACAAGACACGTCGATGTTGCGACTATTTTCACAACCCACGCAACTCTTTTAGGAAGATATCTTTGTGCTGGAAAAACTGATTTCTACAATAATCTGAGCTCG TTCAATGTAGATGAAGAAGCTGGGAAACgtcaaatttatcacagatattgtatGGAACGTGCGGCTACTCACCTCGCGCACGTATTTACTACCGTCTCGGACATTACTGGATTCGAAGCTGAAAATTTGCTCAAACGCAAGCCAGACGTAATAACACCGAACGGTCTTAATGTCAAGAAATTTTCGGCACTCCACGAGTTTCAAAATCTTCATGCAGTTAGTAAAGAAAAGATTCACGAATTTGTTCGTGGACACTTTTACGG GCATTACGACTTCGATCTGGAAAAAACTCTGTATTTCTTTACTGCTGGTCGTTACGAATTCGGCAACAAAGGTGCCGACATATTCATCGAGGCATTGGCGCGTTTGAATCatcaattgaaaacttcaaagccCGATGTCACTGTTGTTGCATTTCTTATATTCCCCGCTCGGACGAATAACTTCAACGTCGAATCTTTACGTGGTCATGCT GTGACCAAATCATTACGAGACACCATAAATgagattcaaataaaaatgggCAAACGCATGTACGAGATGTGCCTCTCGGGGAGATTGCCTGAAGGTCAAGATATGTTACTAAAGGAAGATATTATTAAAATCAAAAG atgTTTATACGCTTTGCAACGAAATGGCTTACCGCCGGTAACAACCCACAATGTTGTTGACGATTGGAACGATCCGGTCTTGGCTGCTGTTCGAAGGTGCAACTTGTTCAACACGGTTCATGACCGCGTGAAG ATTGTATTTCATCCGGAGTTCCTTTCTTCGACGAATCCACTTTTTGGTCTGGATTACGAGGATTTTGTAAGAGGTTGTCACCTGGGTGTATTTCCATCGTATTACGAGCCATGGGGCTACACTCCGGCGGAATGCACAGTGATGGGAATACCGAGCATCACAACAAACTTATCAGGCTTCGGTTGTTTCATGGAGGAACACATAGCTGACCCTATGAGTTATGGAATCTACATAGTCGACAGAAGACACATCGGGATTGAGGGTAGTGTTCAACAATTGGCACAGTACATGTTTGATTTTGCACGCTTGAATCGACGACAACGTATTATTCAAAGAAATCGTACTGAGCGTCTGAGTGATTTGCTCGATTGGAGGAATCTTGGAATT TATTATCGTCAGGCTCGAATAAAGGCGTTAACAGCAGTGTACCCGGAGTTGGCTGCGGAAATGGGTGACGGTAGCTATAATCGAACGTTCAATTATCCACGACCACTGAGCGAACCTCCATCCCCATCTTCCTCTCGAATAACAACACCTGCTGCATCTGTCCACGgatccgacgacgaagaagatGAAgtcgatgaagaaaaagag CTTGAAGAACTGAGGCAAGAGGACGGAAGATAA
- the rept gene encoding ruvB-like 2, which translates to MAAVAAAKVQEVREITRIERIGAHSHIRGLGLTDSLEPRNVSQGMVGQLAARRATGVVLEMIKDGKIAGRAILLAGQPGTGKTAIAMGLAQALGQDTPFTAMAGSEIYSLEMSKTEALTQAIRKSIGVRIKEETEIIEGEVVEIQVDRPATGVGAKVGKLTLKTSEMETIYELGNKMIDSLMKEKVQAGDVITIDKATGKINRLGRSFTRARDYDATGSQTRFVQCPEGELQKRKEVVHTVSLHEIDVINSRTHGFLALFSGDTGEIKSEVRDQINSKVAEWREEGKAEIVPGVLFIDEVHMLDVECFSFLNRALENEMAPVVIMATNRGITRIRGTNYKSPHGIPIDLLDRMIIVPTSPYQEKDLKEILKIRCEEEDCEMADDALTVLTRIASETSLRYAIQLITTASLVSRKRKSTEVSIEDVKRVYSLFLDENRSTQFLKEYQDEFLFNELPDQPMEVA; encoded by the exons ATGGCG GCTGTTGCAGCAGCAAAAGTACAAGAAGTTCGGGAGATCACAAGAATTGAGCGCATCGGAGCTCACTCGCACATCAGAGGATTAGGTCTAACTGACAGTCTTGAACCACGAAAT GTTTCTCAGGGTATGGTTGGTCAGCTGGCAGCTCGAAGAGCCACGGGTGTTGTTCTTGAGATGATTAAAGATGGTAAAATAGCTGGTAGGGCAATCTTACTAGCTGGGCAACCAGGAACAGGCAAAACTGCAATAGCAATGGGTTTGGCCCAAGCTCTAGGCCAAGACACACCATTTACCGCAATGGCTGGTTCGGAGATTTATTCTCTAGAAATGAGCAAAACAGAGGCGCTGACCCAAGCTATCAGGAAATCTATCGGTGTACGAATCAAGGAAGAAACGGAGATAATTGAGGGTGAAGTAGTTGAAATTCAGGTCGATAGACCAGCTACAGGTGTGGGTGCAAAGGTTGGAAAATTGACGCTCAAAACATCGGAAATGGAAACGATCTACGAACTTGGTAACAAAATGATTGACAGTCTTATGAAAGAAAAGGTTCAAGCTGGTGATGTGATAACGATTGACAAAGCAACCGGAAAAATAAATCGTCTCGGACGTTCTTTTACACGTGCTCGTGATTATGATGCCACCGGTTCACAGACGCGTTTCGTACAGTGTCCCGAAGGAGAATTACAAAAACGCAAAGAAGTTGTTCACACTGTGTCGCTTCATGAAATCGACGTCATTAACAGCCGGACACATGGTTTTTTGGCGCTTTTTTCTGGTGATACGGGTGAAATTAAATCCGAAGTAAGAGATCAAATAAACAGCAAAGTCGCTGAATGGCGAGAAGAAGGCAAAGCCGAAATTGTACCTGGAGTTTTATTCATTGATGAAGTTCACATGCTTGATGTTGAGTGTTTCTCCTTCCTCAATCGCGCTCTGGAGAATGAAATGGCCCCTGTAGTTATCATGGCTACGAACAGAG GTATCACGAGAATAAGAGGAACGAATTACAAAAGTCCCCACGGCATACCTATCGATCTTCTCGATCGTATGATAATCGTACCAACGAGTCCTTATCAAGAAAAAGACCTCaaagaaatcttgaaaataagGTGCGAAGAAGAGGACTGTGAGATGGCAGATGACGCGTTGACCGTTCTGACAAGAATAGCTTCCGAAACATCTCTGAGATACGCGATTCAATTGATCACTACAGCGTCGCTCGTTAGtcgcaaaagaaaaagcaCAGAG GTCAGCATCGAAGACGTTAAGAGGGTTTATTCGTTGTTTCTAGACGAAAATCGATCGACCCAATTCTTGAAGGAGTACCAGgacgaatttttattcaacgaaTTGC CTGATCAACCGATGGAAGTGGCATGA